One genomic window of Punica granatum isolate Tunisia-2019 chromosome 1, ASM765513v2, whole genome shotgun sequence includes the following:
- the LOC116193027 gene encoding EH domain-containing protein 1, which produces MEIAPGPSGSCSKEHQQIYQEWFNLADLDGDGRITGNDAIKFFGMSNLPRQDLKQVWAIADSKRQGFLGFGEFITAMQLMSLAQAGHAITSDLLSSGIDLENVNPPAMDGLDALLAKKRRSQKTNEPDTNGSSHLQQLPSASWFSSKSSKKVPLSSVTSIIDGLKRLYIQKLKPLEVTYRFNDFVSPLLTNSDFDAKPMVMLLGQYSTGKTTFIKHLLKSSYPGAHIGPEPTTDRFVVVMSGTDERSIPGNTVAVQADMPFSGLTTFGTAFLSKFQCSQMPHPLLEHITFVDTPGVLSGEKQRTQRAYDFTGVTSWFAAKCDLILLLFDPHKLDVSDEFKRVISSLRGHDDKIRVVLNKADQVDTQQLMRVYGALMWSLGKVLNTPEVMRVYIGSFNDKPVNEAATGPLGRELFEKEQDDLLADLKDIPKKACDRRINEFVKRARAAKIHAYIISHLKKEMPAMIGKAKTQQRLIDNLEDEFGKVQREFHLPPGDFPNVEHFREILNGYSIDKFEKLKPKMIQAVDDMLGYDIPDLLKHFRNPYE; this is translated from the exons ATGGAGATCGCTCCGGGTCCGAGCGGTTCCTGCTCCAAGGAGCACCAGCAAATCTACCAGGAATGGTTCAATCTCGCCGATTTAG ATGGCGATGGCCGCATTACTGGAAATGACGCGATAAAGTTCTTTGGCATGTCGAATTTGCCTCGGCAAGATCTCAAGCag GTATGGGCAATTGCAGATTCTAAGAGACAAGGATTTCTTGGCTTTGGGGAGTTCATCACGGCAATGCAG TTGATGTCTCTTGCACAAGCTGGACATGCAATAACTTCAGATCTTTTGAGCAGTGGAA ttgacttggaaaatgtgaaCCCTCCTGCAATGGATGGACTTGATGCTTTACTAGCA AAAAAAAGGCGTTCACAAAAAACAAATGAGCCTGATACCAATG GCAGTTCTCACCTCCAACAGTTACCTTCAGCTAGTTGGTTTTCATCAAAGTCATCTAAAAAG GTGCCTCTTTCATCTGTGACATCAATTATTGATGGCCTGAAGAGACTGTACATCCAGAAGCTGAAGCCGCTAGAAGTTACTTATCGCTTCAATGATTTTGTTTCCCCGTTGTTG ACAAATAGTGACTTTGATGCAAAGCCAATGGTAATGCTTTTGGGTCAGTACTCCACTGGAAAAACAACTTTTATCAAGCATTTGCTGAAGAGTAGTTATCCAG GCGCTCATATTGGACCTGAACCTACAACAGATAGATTCGTAGTCGTAATG TCAGGCACTGATGAAAGAAGTATCCCTGGAAATACTGTTGCTGTCCAAGCAGACATGCCCTTCAGCGGTCTCACAACATTTGGAACTGCATTTTTGTCAAAATTTCAATGCTCTCAGATGCCTCATCCT CTGCTGGAGCACATTACCTTTGTGGATACTCCTGGAGTCTTATCAGGAGAAAAGCAACGGACACAGCGAGCTTATGATTTTACTGGTGTAACATCATGGTTTGCTGCAAAGTGTGACTTGATCTTACTACTATTTGATCCTCACAAACTTGATGTTAGTGATGAGTTCAAGCGTGTAATTTCTTCATTACGGGGTCATGATGACAAGATTCGCGTTGTCCTGAACAAGGCTGACCAAGTAGATACCCAGCAA CTTATGAGGGTTTATGGAGCTTTAATGTGGTCACTCGGTAAAGTCTTAAATACTCCAGAGGTTATGCGCGTCTATATCGG TTCGTTCAATGACAAGCCCGTGAATGAGGCAGCTACTGGTCCTCTTGGAAGGGAACTTTTCGAGAAAGAACaggatgatcttcttgctgaTCTAAAAGATATTCCGAAGAAGGCATGCGATCGTAGA ATAAATGAATTTGTGAAGCGGGCCAGAGCTGCTAAGATTCATGCCTACATTATCAGCCATCTGAAGAAGGAGATGCCTGCTATGATAGGCAAAGCTAAGACTCAACAGAGATTGATCGATAATTTGGAAGATGAGTTCGGCAAg GTTCAGAGAGAGTTCCATCTGCCACCAGGGGACTTCCCGAACGTGGAGCATTTCAGGGAGATCTTGAATGGGTACAGCATAGACAAGTTCGAGAAGCTCAAGCCCAAAATGATCCAGGCGGTTGACGACATGTTGGGTTATGACATTCCTGATCTCTTGAAGCATTTCAGGAATCCCTATGAGTGA
- the LOC116192268 gene encoding glucan endo-1,3-beta-glucosidase 12-like, translating into MGLLRSSCFLLLLSILSVAESGSIGVNYGRIADNLPQPQKVVELLEQNGITRVKLYDTDATVLSALANSNISVTVALPNELLSSAAADQSFTDKWIQANILKYSPATKIEAIAVGNEVFVDPNNTTGFLVPAMKNVYASLVKYKLDSGISVSSPIALSALQSSYPTSSGAFKSNLTGPVIGPMLEFLRKTKSYLMVNAYPFFAYIDNADKISIDYALFRNNPGVVDSGNGLKYSSLFDAQVDAVYAAMSALKYDDVRIVVTETGWPSKGDQNEVGAGPENAAAYNGNLVRRVLTSRGTPLRPNFDLDVFLFALFNENQKPGPTSERNYGLFYPSEQKVYEVPLTLKDLASAPASNQSKSQVTPPPAPTEGEVSTSAAGQTWCVASEKVGKEKLQASLDYACGEGGADCKPIQEGATCYNPDSLEAHASYAFNSYYQKQARKAGSCYFGGAAYVVTQPPKYGTCVFPTGY; encoded by the exons ATGGGGCTTCTCAGATCATCCTGCTTCCTCTTGCTCCTGTCAATCCTTTCCGTTGCAG AGTCGGGGTCGATAGGAGTGAACTATGGCCGGATAGCGGACAACCTCCCGCAGCCGCAGAAGGTGGTCGAGCTCCTCGAGCAGAACGGCATCACGCGGGTCAAGCTCTACGACACCGATGCCACAGTCCTCTCCGCCCTGGCCAACTCCAACATCTCCGTCACCGTTGCCCTCCCAAACGAGCTCCTCTCCTCGGCTGCGGCAGACCAGTCCTTCACCGACAAGTGGATACAGGCCAACATCTTAAAGTACTCCCCCGCCACAAAGATTGAGGCCATCGCGGTTGGGAATGAGGTGTTCGTCGACCCGAACAACACGACGGGCTTCCTTGTCCCCGCTATGAAGAATGTCTATGCCTCCCTGGTCAAGTACAAGCTTGACTCGGGCATCTCGGTCTCTTCCCCAATCGCCCTGTCCGCGCTACAGAGCTCGTATCCGACCTCCTCAGGGGCGTTCAAGTCCAACCTGACAGGCCCGGTCATCGGGCCAATGCTCGAGTTCCTGCGCAAAACCAAGTCTTACCTGATGGTGAACGCCTATCCGTTCTTTGCCTACATCGACAATGCCGATAAGATCTCGATAGACTATGCCCTGTTCAGGAACAACCCGGGCGTGGTGGATTCCGGCAATGGGCTGAAGTACAGCAGCCTGTTTGATGCCCAGGTTGATGCTGTCTATGCCGCCATGTCCGCGCTCAAGTACGATGATGTCAGGATTGTTGTGACGGAAACCGGGTGGCCGTCTAAAGGGGACCAAAACGAGGTCGGGGCAGGGCCCGAGAATGCAGCTGCATACAACGGGAACCTAGTGCGCCGGGTCCTGACCTCCCGCGGTACACCGCTGAGGCCCAATTTCGACCTTGACGTCTTCCTGTTCGCACTCTTCAACGAGAACCAGAAACCGGGACCGACCTCGGAGCGGAACTACGGGCTGTTCTACCCCAGTGAGCAGAAAGTGTACGAGGTTCCGCTGACGCTGAAGGACCTGGCCAGTGCGCCGGCGTCCAATCAGAGCAAGAGCCAGGTGACACCGCCTCCGGCTCCCACTGAAGGGGAGGTGTCGACCTCTGCTGCTGGGCAGACATGGTGCGTGGCCAGCGAAAAGGTTGGGAAAGAGAAGCTGCAGGCGTCACTCGACTACGCCTGCGGGGAGGGAGGCGCCGACTGCAAGCCAATCCAGGAGGGCGCCACTTGCTACAATCCTGACTCACTCGAGGCCCATGCCTCGTACGCCTTCAACAGCTACTACCAGAAGCAGGCGCGTAAAGCCGGGTCGTGCTATTTCGGTGGTGCGGCTTACGTGGTCACACAGCCTCCTA AATATGGGACCTGCGTATTCCCAACGGGctactga